The following is a genomic window from Prevotella sp. E13-17.
TTTCACTGCCGAACGGAACTGGTAAGGTGACACGTGTGCTCGCTCTCTGTACTCCTGATCAGGAGGCTGCCGCTAAGGAAGCTGGTGCCGACTATGTTGGTCTCGACGAGTATATCGAGAAGATCAAAGGTGGTTGGACTGATGTTGATGTGATTATCACAATGCCCTCATGCATGGGTAAGTTGGGCCCCTTGGGTCGTGTACTCGGTCCTCGTGGCTTGATGCCTAACCCAAAGAGTGGCACTGTTACTATGGACGTTGCTAAGGCAGTGAAAGAGGTTAAGCAGGGTAAGATTGACTTTAAGGTTGATAAGGCTGGTATTGTGCACACCTCAATCGGTAAGGTTAGCTTTACTGCTGATCAGATCTATGAAAATGCTAAGGAGTTTATCTCTACCATTATCAAGCTGAAACCCGCTGCCGCTAAGGGTACATACATGAAGAGTATCTTTATTTCAAGCACTATGAGTAAGGGTATCAAGATAGATCCTAAATCAGTTGAATAACTCGTTAAAAGTTTAGTAAAATGAAAAAGGAAGTAAAAGATACTATTATCGTAGAACTCGGAGAGCAGCTGAAGCAATATCCTCACTTCTATCTGGTTGACTTGGCCGGACTGAATGCAGAGGCTACCAGCGACCTGCGTCGCAAGTGCTTCAAGAATGAGATTAAGCTTCTCGTTGTGAAGAACACGCTTCTCCACAAAGCTTTCGAGGCTTCAGAGATCGATTTCTCACCTCTTTACGAGTGCTTGAAGGGCAATACTGCCGTAATGTTCTGCAATACGGCAAACGTACCTGCTAAGCTTATCAAGGAATATAAGAAGGATGGTATCCCTGCTTTGAAGGGTGCTTATGCTGAGGAGAGCATCTTCGTTGGTGCTGACAAACTTGACGAGCTTGTTGCTATCAAGAGCAAGAACGAACTTATCGCCGAAGTTGTGGCTCTGCTGCAGTCGCCGATCAAGAATGTTGTTTCTGGCCTCAATGCCGGTGGCAAGATCCACGGCCTGCTTGACGCTGTCGCTGAGCGTAACAAATAAGCGAAAAAGTAATTTCATTAACATTAAAAACAATTAAAATTTAAATAAAATGGCAGATATCAAAGCTATTGCAGAAGAGTTGGTAAACCTTACTGTAAAAGAAGTTAACGAGTTGGCAACAGTCCTGAAGGACGAGTATGGAATTGAGCCTGCTGCTGCAGCCGTTGCTGTAGCTGCTGGTCCCGCTGCTGGTGGCGCTGCTCCCGCAGCTGAGGAGAAGACCTCTTTCGATGTAATCCTGAAGGAGGTTGGCGCTGCTAAGTTGCAGGTTGTAAAGGCTGTTAAGGAAGCTTGCGGTCTGGGCCTGAAAGAGGCTAAGGATCTCGTAGACGGTGCTCCTGCTACCGTTAAGGAAGGTCTGGCTAAGGAAGAGGCTGAGAACCTGAAGAAGGCTATCGAGGCTGCTGGTGCCGTAGTTGAGCTGAAGTAATTTTAAGCACAACAATATTTAATGGTTAGGGACTCTCAAGTAGAGGGTTCCTAGCCTTTTCTTGTCTTTTTATAGATCCGGTTTGACCGGAGACTCCGGAATCTCCGGCTTTATAGAATCATTACATTATCATATGACATCGAAAGTAATAGACAACAGAGTAAACTTTGGTAGCGTCAAGAATCCTATGCCGCTGCCGGATTTCCTCGATGTGCAATTAAAGTCTTTCAAAGACTTCCTGCAGTTAGACACTCCGCCTGAGGAACGCAAGAACGACGGTTTGTATAAGGTGTTCGCAGAGAACTTCCCTATCACTGATACTCGTAATAATTTCGTCCTTGAGTTCTTGGATTATTATATCGACCCGCCTCGCTACACCATCGATGAGTGTTTGGAGCGTGGTCTGACTTATAGTGTACCTTTGAAGGCTAAGCTGAAGCTATACTGCACGGATCCTGACCACGAGGATTTCGGAACAGTGATCCAGGATGTATTCCTCGGTCCTATTCCTTATATGACAGCTAACGGTACGTTTGTGATAAATGGTGCCGAGCGCGTTGTCGTTTCACAGTTGCACCGTTCGCCTGGCGTATTCTTTGGCCAGAACGTGCATGCAAACGGCACCTTGCTGTATTCAGCCCGTATCATCCCATTCAAGGGTTCTTGGATTGAATTCGCTACTGACATCAACAATGTGATGTATGCGTATATCGATCGTAAGAAGAAGTTGCCTGTTACTACGCTGCTGCGTGCCATCGGTTACGAAACCGATAAGGACATTCTGCAGATTTTCGACCTCGCCGAGGAGGTGAAGGTTAATAAGACTGCTCTGAAGAAGGTGGTTGGCTGTAAGCTGGCTGCCCGTGTGCTGAAGAGCTGGAATGAGGACTTCGTAGATGAGGATACCGGTGAGGTTGTTTCAATCGAGCGTAACGAGGTGATCATGGATCGTGAGACCGAGATCACGGAGGACAACATGATTGACATCCTTGAGAGTGGTGCTCAGACTATTCTGGTTCATAAGGACGAGAATACGGCTCAGGACTTCTCTATCATCTTCAATACGTTGGCCAAGGACCCATCAAACTCAGAGAAAGAGGCTGTGCTCTACATCTACCGTCAGTTGCGTAATGCTGATCCTGCCGATGATGCCAGCGCTCGTGAGGTGATCCAGAACCTGTTCTTCTCTGACAAGCGTTATGACCTGGGTGATGTGGGTCGCTACAGAATCAATAAGAAGTTGGGACTCGACACCGATATGGATGTTCGTGTGCTGACAAAAGAAGATATTATCGAGATTATCAAATATCTCATCCAGCTGATCAACTCTAAGGCTGCTGTCGATGATATTGACCACCTGTCAAACCGTCGCGTGCGCACCGTTGGTGAACAGCTGTCTAACCAGTTCTCGATTGGTCTGGCACGTATGAGCCGCACCATTCGTGAGCGCATGAACGTGCGTGACAACGAGGTGTTCACACCTACGGACTTGATCAACGCTAAGACGATTTCTAGTGTTATCAACTCGTTCTTCGGAACAAACCCACTGTCACAGTTCATGGACCAGACGAATCCTCTGGCAGAGGTTACTCACAAGCGTCGTCTCTCGGCCCTCGGTCCTGGCGGTCTGTCTCGTGAGCGTGCCGGCTTCGAGGTTCGTGACGTACACTACACACACTACGGTCGTCTGTGTCCTATCGAGAGCCCAGAAGGACCTAACATCGGTCTGATTTCTTCGCTCTGTGTATATGCTAAGATTAATGAGCTGGGCTTCATTCAGACTCCTTATCGTAAGGTGGAGAATGGTGTTGCCAACTTAAATAATGATGATATCGTATATCTGACTGCCGAGGAGGAAGAGAACTTTATCATTGGTCAGGGTAATGCTCCTTTGAACGATGATGGTACGTTCATTCGTCCCGTCGTTAAGTGTCGTCAGGATGCCGACTTCCCTGTCGTTCCTCCCTCAGAGGTGAACCTGATGGATGTATCTCCACAGCAGATTGCCTCTATCGCTGCATCTCTGATTCCTTTCTTGGAGCACGACGATGCTCACCGTGCACTGATGGGATCTAACATGATGCGTCAGGCTGTACCTCTGCTTCACAACGAAGCTCCTATCGTCGGTACTGGTATCGAGAAACAGGTTTGTGAGAATTCTCGTACCATGGTAACTGCCGAGGGCGATGGTGTTATCGAGTATGTCGATGCTACGACCATTCGTATCCTCTACGATCGCACAGAGGACGAGGAGTTTGTAAGCTTCGAGCCTGCACTGAAGGAATACCGTATTGCTAAGTTCCGTCGTACCAACCAGAACATGACCATCGACTTGCGTCCTATCTGCAATAAGGGACAGCGTGTGAAGAAGGGTGATATCCTGACTGAGGGTTATGCTACTGAGAATGGCGAACTGGCTCTGGGTCGTAACCTGTTGGTGGCTTACATGCCTTGGAAGGGTTACAACTACGAGGATGCTATCGTTTTGAACGAGCGTATCGTTCGTGAGGATGTGCTGACTTCAGTTCACGTGGATGAGTACTCTCTTGATGTGCGTGAGACAAAACGTGGTATGGAGGAGTTCACCGCTGATATTCCTAACGTCAGTGAGGAAGCTACTAAGGACCTCGATGAGAATGGCGTAATTCGCGTTGGTGCTCGTGTAGAGCCAGGCGATATCCTGATTGGTAAGATTTCACCTAAGGGCGAAAGCGATCCTTCACCTGAAGAGAAACTGCTTCGTGCTATCTTCGGTGACAAGGCTGGCGACGTGAAGGACTCTTCACTGAAGGCTAACCCCTCACTGACGGGTGTCGTTATCGATAAGAAACTGTTTGCTCGTGCTATCAAGACTCGTCAGACCAAGATGCAGGATAAGCAGATCCTGGCTAAGATCGACGAGGAGTATGAGGCAAAGGTTGAGGACCTGAAGGATATCCTGGTTGATAAGTTGCTGGAGCTGACCAAGGGCAGAACTTCACAGGGTGTGAAGGACTACACTGGTGCAGAGATTATCTCTAAGGGTTCTAAGTTCACCATGACAAACCTGAAGAATCTGGAGTATGGTGACGTGCAGACAAGCAACTGGACCAATGATGAGCACAAGAACACGCTGATTGCTCAGCTCATCATCAACTATATGAAGAAGTACAAACTGCTTGATGCAGAGATGAAGCGTAAGAAGTTTGCAATCACCATCGGTGACGAGCTGCCTTCTGGCATCCTGCAGATGGCTAAGGTCTATGTAGCTAAGAAACGTAAGATCGGTGTGGGTGATAAGCTGGCTGGTCGTCACGGTAACAAGGGTATCGTGTCTAAGGTCGTACGTCAGGAGGATATGCCATTCCTCGAGGATGGTCGTCCTGTTGACTTGGTACTGAACCCACTGGGTGTGCCTTCTCGTATGAACCTCGGTCAGATCTTCGAGGCTATCCTCGGTGCTGCCGGTAAGCGTCTGGGCGTGAAGTTCGCTACACCTATCTTCGACGGTGCTAAGCTGGAAGACCTGGCTGAGTGGACCGACAAGGCAGGTCTGCCTCGTCTGTGCTCTACCCACCTGTATGACGGTGAGACCGGTGAGCGCTTCGACCAGCCTGCAACGGTAGGTATCACTTACTTCTTGAAACTGGGTCACATGGTAGAGGATAAGATGCACGCTCGTTCTATCGGCCCATACAGTCTTATCACGCAGCAGCCTCTCGGTGGTAAAGCACAGTTTGGTGGTCAGCGTTTTGGTGAGATGGAGGTTTGGGCACTGGAGGCCTTCGGTGCCAGCCATGTGCTTCAGGAAATTCTGACAATCAAGTCTGACGATACTGTTGGTCGTTCTAAGGCTTACGAGGCTATCGTTAAGGGTGAACCTATGCCTACACCTGGTATTCCAGAGTCACTCAACGTGCTGTTGCATGAACTGCGTGGTCTTGGACTCAGCGTAACCCTCGACTGATGATATTTTGAATTAAGAATTAAGAATTAAGAATTGAAATATGGCTTTCAAGAAAGATTCAAAGACAAAGAATAACTTCACCAAGATCACCATCGGATTGGCCTCTCCCGAGGAAATCCTCGAGAGTTCTTTCGGTGAGGTTACCAAGCCTGAGACCATCAACTATCGTACCTATAAGCCTGAGCGCGACGGTCTGTTCTGTGAGCGTATCTTCGGTCCTACTAAGGACTATGAGTGCGCCTGCGGTAAGTACAAGCGTATCCGCTATAAGGGTATCGTTTGTGACCGATGCGGTGTTGAGGTGACCGAGAAGAAGGTACGTCGTGAGCGTAGCGGACATATTGAACTTGTTGTGCCCGTAGCTCATATCTGGTATTTCCGCAGTTTGCCTAACAAGATTGGCTATCTGCTGGGATTGCCTACAAAGAAGTTGGATGCAATTATCTACTACGAGCGCTACGTCGTTATCCAGCCTGGTGTGCTGGAGGGTCGTAAGGATGCAGAGGGTAATCCTTTGCTGGGCTCACAGAAGTATGACTTGCTCTCTGAAGAAGAGTATAATGATCTGCTCGATAACCAGCTGTCTGAGGACAACTACTATCTGGATGACAGCGATCCTAACAAGTTCGTTGCTAAGATGGGTGCCGAGGCTGTTTATGAACTGCTTCAGGGACTTGACCTTGACTCTCTGTCGTACGAACTGCGTGACCGCGCTAATACCGACTCTTCTCAGCAGCGTAAGAACGAGGCTCTGAAGCGTCTGCAAGTAGTAGAGGCTTTCCGCTCTTCTGTAGAGAAGGGTATTAACCGTCCTGAGTGGATGATCATGAAGATTATCCCTGTGACACCTCCTGAGCTTCGTCCTCTGGTGCCCCTGGATGGTGGACGTTTCGCTACATCGGATTTGAACGACCTCTATCGTCGTGTCATCATCCGTAACAACCGTCTGAAGCGACTGATGGAGATTCATGCTCCTGAGGTGATTCTGCGAAATGAGAAGCGTATGCTGCAGGAGGCTGTTGACTCATTGTTCGACAATAGTCGTAAGTCGTCTGCGGTGAAGAGCGACAGCAACCGTCCTCTGAAGTCTCTCTCTGACTCATTGAAGGGTAAGTCTGGTCGTTTCCGTCAGAACTTGCTCGGTAAGCGTGTTGACTACTCAGCTCGTTCGGTTATCGTCGTTGGTCCTGAGTTGAAGATGGGTGAGTGTGGTCTGCCTAAGTTGATGGCTGCCGAGCTGTATAAGCCATTCATTATCCGTAAGCTTATTGAGCGCGGCATTGTGAAGACTGTTAAGAGCGCCAAGAAGATTGTGGACCGTCGTGAACCTGTGATCTGGGACATCCTGGAGAATGTCATGAAGGGACACCCTGTATTGCTGAACCGTGCACCAACACTGCACCGTCTGGGTATTCAGGCTTTCCAGCCTAAATTGATTGAGGGTAAGGCTATCCAGTTGCACCCATTGGCATGTACGGCGTTCAACGCCGACTTCGATGGTGACCAGATGGCTGTTCACCTCCCCTTGTCAAATGAGGCTATCCTCGAGGCTCAGCTGCTGATGCTGCAGAGCCATAATATTCTGAACCCTGCCAATGGCGCACCTATCACCGTTCCTTCGCAGGATATGGTGCTTGGTCTGTATTATATCACAAAGATTCGTCCGGGAGCTAAGGGTGAGGGACTCTCATTCTATGGCCCAGAAGAGGCTATTATTGCTCACAACGAGGGTAAGTGCGACCTCCATGCACAGGTAAAGGTGATTGTTGACGATGTGGTTGACGGCATCAAGGTGCGTCATCAGGTTGAGACCTCTGTAGGTCGTGTGATTGTCAATGGTATCATTCCTGATGAGGTTGGTTTCGTAAATAAGGTCATCTCTAAGAAGTCTCTGCGTGATATTATTGCCGATGTGATTAAGAACGTAGGTTTTGCAGAGGCTTGTGAGTTCCTTGATGGTATTAAGAACCTGGGTTACCGTATGGCATATCTGGCTGGTCTGTCGTTCAACCTTGATGATATTATCATTCCTAAGGAGAAGGCCGATCTGATTGCTAAGGGTAATGAAGAGGTACAGCAGATCACCGACAACTATAATATGGGATTCATCACCGATAACGAGCGTTATAATCAGGTTATTGATACATGGACACACGTCAATAATGATATCGGTAACATCCTGATGAAGGAGATGACTGAGGCTGACCAGGGCTTCAATGCCGTATTCATGATGCTTGACTCTGGTGCCCGTGGTAGTAAAGACCAGATTAAACAGCTTTCCGGTATCCGTGGTCTGATGGCTAAGCCTCAGAAAGCTGGTGCCGAGGGACATCAGATTATTGAGAACCCCATTCTGTCAAACTTTAAGGAGGGTATGTCTGTGTTGGAGTACTTCATCTCTACGCACGGTGCTCGTAAGGGTTTGGCTGATACGGCCATGAAGACTGCCGACGCTGGTTACCTGACTCGTCGTCTGGTTGACGTTTCACATGACGTGATTATCAACGAGGAAGACTGTGGCACGCTCCGTGGTCTGGTTTGCACAGCCCTGAAGAGCGGTGACGAGGTGATTTCTTCTCTCTCTGAGCGTATCCTGGGTCGTGTATCTGTTCATGACGTGATCAATCCTAAGACCGGTGAGGTGATTGTTCCTGCTGGTGAGGAAATCACCGAGGCTATTGCTGAGGAAATTGAGAAGTCTGAAATCGAGAGCGTTGAGATTCGTTCAGTGCTCACTTGTGAGTCGAAGAAGGGTGTCTGCATGAAGTGTTACGGACGTAACCTCGCAACCCGTCGTATGGTTCAGAAGGGTGAGGCTGTCGGTGTGATTGCCGCACAGGCTATCGGTGAACCTGGTACTCAGCTGACTCTGCGTACGTTCCACGCCGGTGGTGTGGCTGCCAACGCAGCTGCTAATGCAAGTATCGTATCTAAGTACGAGAGTGCACGCATCGAACTCGAGGAGGTACGTACTGTTCCGTTTGATGAGGATGGACGCGAGTGCGAGATGGTTGTCAGCCGTCTGGGTGAACTTCGTTTCGTTGATCCTAATACAAAGATTGTGCTCTCTACGGTGAACGTTCCTTATGGTTCTTCACTCTATTTCAAGAATGGCGACGTGGTTGCTAAGGGCGACAAGATTGCTCAGTGGGACCCATTCAACGCTGTTATTGTAACTGAGTACAGTGGTACCTTGAGATTCAATGATGTCATCGAGGGTGTAACTTTCCGTGCCGAGACCGACGAAACTACTGGCTTGACAGAGAAGATCGTCACTGAGTCTAAGGACAAGACGAAGGTGCCAACCTGTGATGTGCTGGACGCTAATGGCGAGAAAATCGGTACTTATAACTTCCCTGTGGGTGGTCACGTGGTGGTTGAGGATGGACAGACAGTGAAGACTGGTGAAACCCTCGTAAAGATTCCTCGTGCTGCTGCTAAGGGTGGTGATATTACCGCCGGTCTGCCTCGTGTAACTGAGCTCTTCGAGGCTCGTAACCCATCTAACCCTGCTGTCGTAAGTGAAATTGATGGTGAGGTAACCATGGGTAAGGTAAAGCGTGGTAACCGTGAGATCATCGTCACCTCTAAGTCTGGCGACCAGCGTAAGTACTTGGTGTCTCTGTCTAAGCAGATTCTGGTACAGGAACACGATGCTGTTCGTGCTGGTACTCCTCTGTCTGATGGTGCTATCACTCCAAGCGATATCCTTGCCATTAAGGGTCCCACCGCTGTTCAGGAGTATATCGTTAACGAGGTGCAGGACGTGTATCGTCTGCAGGGTATCAAAATCAACGATAAGCACTTCGAGATCATTGTGCGTCAGATGATGCGTAAGGTACAGATTAATGATCCTGGTGATACTTCATTCCTTGAGTCTGACATCATCGATAAGCTTGACTTCGCAGAGGAAAACGATCGTATCTGGGGTAAGAAGGTTGTTGTTGATGCCGGTGACTCTGAGAACCTGCAGAAGGGACAGATCGTCACAGCTCGTCGCTTGCGTGATGAGAACACTTCTCTGAAGCGTCGCGACTTGCGTACCGTTCAGGTGCGCGACGCTGTGCCTGCTACTTCTACTCAGATTCTGCAAGGTATCACACGCGCTGCCCTCCAGACTAAGTCGTTCATGTCGGCTGCATCGTTCCAGGAAACCACGAAGGTTCTGAACGAGGCTGCTATCCGAGGTAAGCAGGACTTCCTCGAAGGCATGAAGGAGAACGTAATCTGCGGTCATTTGATTCCTGCAGGTACTGGTCTGCGTGAGTTTGAGAAGATTATTGTTGGCTCAAAGGAAGACTATGAGCGCATGCAGGCAAACCGCAAAAATGTGTTGGACTTTGTAGAAGAGTCTGTACTCGATGAGAACTAATATGTATCTTACATAATTAGCATTATATTAAAGGCCGAAAGTTTTTGTACTTTCGGCTTTTTTGTTTATTTTTGCATGTCATTAATTATTTAATACCAAAAGAATATGAACGAAAACGATCAGAAACAACAGGGACTTCAAGTAGAACTTTTGCCCGATAAGGCGCAGGGGGAATATGCTAACTTCGCAATTATTACGCATTCTTCGTCAGAGTTTGTCGTTGACTTCGCCCGTATGCTGCCAGGATTGGCTAAGGCACAGGTCCGTAGTCGTGTTATCTTGGCACCTGAACATGCAAAGCGTCTGTTGGGGGCATTACAGGAAAACATTATGCGTTATGAAAAGACCTTTGGGCCTATTAAAATGCCAGAGCAGGCAGGCCCGCGCACTATTGCCCCATTCAATAGCGGCAAAGGCGAAGCATAGGTTGCTCCTTGAATCTTAATTATCACAATTTATATCTCAAAGCATGATCGGTTTTGAGATATAAATTGTTAAAAACCTTATTTTTTGTTAAACTTACACTTTTTAAAGAATATTCCTTTCTTATAAATTAGGTGGATTGGGGAAAATGTCGTACCTTTGCACCCCGAAATGTCCCTGCGATTAACGAGGGGATATTGTGGCGTATAGAATATATACAATATAAATATATAATAAAAACAAAAAATTAAAGTAATTATGCCTACAATTTCACAATTGGTTCGCAAAGGCAGAAAGGAAATCGTTGACAAGTCAAAGTCACCAGCTTTGGATAACTGTCCTCAGCGTCGTGGTGTCTGTGTACGTGTCTATACGACAACTCCTAAAAAGCCTAATTCGGCTATGCGTAAAGTAGCCCGTGTTCGTTTGACTAACCAGAAGGAAGTCAACAGTTACATTCCCGGAGAGGGTCACAACCTGCAGGAGCACTCAATCGTATTGGTGCGTGGTGGTCGTGTAAAAGACCTTCCTGGTGTACGTTATCACATCGTTCGTGGTACTCTTGATACCGCTGGCGTAGCAAACCGCACACAGCGTCGTTCTAAGTACGGTGCTAAGCGTCCAAAGGCCAAGAAGTAAAAACTAACCGGTGAAGGTTAGAAGGCCAAAAACAAAAAGAAACAAACCCGTTTTGCTGGAGAATTGTTAATAGACAGGTTGAGTAAATGCCCGAGAGCGTGGCGTTGAAGAACAGACAAAGAACAGCCCCAAGCAGACAAAAAGAACAAAACAACAAAATGAGAAAAGCAAAACCAAAGAAGCGCGTGATCCTTCCCGATCCCGTGTTCAACGACCAGAAGGTCTCAAAGTTTGTGAATCATCTGATGTTCGACGGTAAAAAGTCGAAGTCTTATGAGATTTTCTACAACTCTCTGGAGATTGTAAAAGACAAGATGAAGGATGCAGAGAAGGCTCCCCTGGAAATCTGGAAGCAGGCTCTGGATAATATCACTCCTCAGGTAGAGGTTAAGAGCCGTCGTATCGGTGGTGCTACTTTCCAGGTCCCCACAGAGATTCGCCCAGACCGTAAGGAGAGCATTTCAATGAAGAATATGATCCAGTTTGCTCGCAAGCGCAGTGGTAAGTCAATGTCTGACAAGCTGGCTGCTGAGATTATGGACGCATTCAATAATCAGGGTGGTGCCTTCAAGCGTAAGGAGGATATGCATCGTATGGCTGAGGCTAACCGTGCATTCGCACACTTCCGCTTCTAATTAAGTTAAAAGGTATAATAGTATAAAGGTAAAGAGACAATGGCAAAACAAGATTTGCATTTGACCCGCAACATCGGTATCATGGCTCACATCGATGCCGGTAAGACTACCACTTCTGAGCGTATCCTGTTCTATACAGGTAAGACCCACAAGATTGGTGAGGTGCACGATGGTGCAGCTACGATGGACTGGATGGCACAGGAGCAGGAGCGCGGTATTACCATTACCTCTGCAGCTACAACCTGCAATTGGAAGTGGAATAACAACAACTATAAGATTAACTTGATCGACACTCCGGGTCACGTGGACTTCACCGCTGAGGTTGAGCGTTCACTGCGTGTGCTCGATGGTGCAGTTGCTACATATTCTGCTGCTGATGGTGTACAGCCTCAGTCAGAGACTGTATGGCGTCAGGCTGATAAGTACAACGTACCTCGCGTAGGTTATGTGAATAAGATGGACCGTTCTGGTGCAGACTTCTTTGAGACTGTACAGCAGATGAGAGATATCCTGGGCGCTAATCCCGTTGTTATTCAGGTGCCCATCGGTGCTGAGGAGAACTTCAAGGGTCTCGTTGACCTTATCAAGATGAAGGCTATTCTGTGGCACGATGAGACTATGGGTGCAGAGTATGATATTGAAGAGATTCCTGCTGACTTGGCAGATGAGTGCGAAGAGTGGCGTATGAAGTTGCTCGAATCGGCTGCTGAGTACGACGAGGCACTGATGGAGAAGTTCTTTGACGATCCTAACTCAATCACTGAGGACGAGATTATCGCTGCTATCCGTAAAGGTACTATCGCTATGGAGTGCACGCCTATGCTCTGTGGTTCTTCTTATAAGAACAAGGGTGTACAGCCTCTGCTTGACTATATCTGCGCATTCCTGCCTTCACCTCTGGATACTGAGGCCGTTATCGGTACCAATCCCGAGACAGATGAGGAGGAAAGTCGTAAGCCCAGCGAGGATGAGGCTACTTCAGCACTCGCATTTAAGATTGCTACTGATCCATATATGGGTCGTCTGGTATTCTTCCGCGTTTACTCAGGTAGCGTGAAGGCTGGTTCTTATGTTTATAATCCTCGTTCTGGTAAGAAGGAACGTATTAGCCGTCTGTTCCAGATGAACTCTAATAAGGAAATTCCTATGGAGTCTATCGATGCTGGTGACATCGGTGCAGGTGTAGGTTTCAAGGATATTCGTACTGGTGATACTCTTTGTGATGAAGAGAAACCCATCGTACTGGAGTCTATGACCTTCCCCGATACCGTTATCTCTATCGCTGTTGAGCCAAAGTCTCAGGCTGATATTGCTAAGTTAGACAATGGTCTTGCTAAGTTGGCTGAAGAAGACCCAACTTTCACCGTTCGTACAGACGAGCAGAGTGGTCAGACCATTATCTCTGGTATGGGTGAGCTTCACCTTGATATTATTATCGACCGTTTGAAGCGTGAGTTTAAGGTAGAATGTAACCAGGGTAAGCCTCAGGTTAACTACAAGGAGGCTATCATGAAGGAGGTAGAAATCGAGGAGACCTACAAGAAGCAGTCTGGTGGTCGCGGTAAGTACGCT
Proteins encoded in this region:
- the rpoC gene encoding DNA-directed RNA polymerase subunit beta' codes for the protein MAFKKDSKTKNNFTKITIGLASPEEILESSFGEVTKPETINYRTYKPERDGLFCERIFGPTKDYECACGKYKRIRYKGIVCDRCGVEVTEKKVRRERSGHIELVVPVAHIWYFRSLPNKIGYLLGLPTKKLDAIIYYERYVVIQPGVLEGRKDAEGNPLLGSQKYDLLSEEEYNDLLDNQLSEDNYYLDDSDPNKFVAKMGAEAVYELLQGLDLDSLSYELRDRANTDSSQQRKNEALKRLQVVEAFRSSVEKGINRPEWMIMKIIPVTPPELRPLVPLDGGRFATSDLNDLYRRVIIRNNRLKRLMEIHAPEVILRNEKRMLQEAVDSLFDNSRKSSAVKSDSNRPLKSLSDSLKGKSGRFRQNLLGKRVDYSARSVIVVGPELKMGECGLPKLMAAELYKPFIIRKLIERGIVKTVKSAKKIVDRREPVIWDILENVMKGHPVLLNRAPTLHRLGIQAFQPKLIEGKAIQLHPLACTAFNADFDGDQMAVHLPLSNEAILEAQLLMLQSHNILNPANGAPITVPSQDMVLGLYYITKIRPGAKGEGLSFYGPEEAIIAHNEGKCDLHAQVKVIVDDVVDGIKVRHQVETSVGRVIVNGIIPDEVGFVNKVISKKSLRDIIADVIKNVGFAEACEFLDGIKNLGYRMAYLAGLSFNLDDIIIPKEKADLIAKGNEEVQQITDNYNMGFITDNERYNQVIDTWTHVNNDIGNILMKEMTEADQGFNAVFMMLDSGARGSKDQIKQLSGIRGLMAKPQKAGAEGHQIIENPILSNFKEGMSVLEYFISTHGARKGLADTAMKTADAGYLTRRLVDVSHDVIINEEDCGTLRGLVCTALKSGDEVISSLSERILGRVSVHDVINPKTGEVIVPAGEEITEAIAEEIEKSEIESVEIRSVLTCESKKGVCMKCYGRNLATRRMVQKGEAVGVIAAQAIGEPGTQLTLRTFHAGGVAANAAANASIVSKYESARIELEEVRTVPFDEDGRECEMVVSRLGELRFVDPNTKIVLSTVNVPYGSSLYFKNGDVVAKGDKIAQWDPFNAVIVTEYSGTLRFNDVIEGVTFRAETDETTGLTEKIVTESKDKTKVPTCDVLDANGEKIGTYNFPVGGHVVVEDGQTVKTGETLVKIPRAAAKGGDITAGLPRVTELFEARNPSNPAVVSEIDGEVTMGKVKRGNREIIVTSKSGDQRKYLVSLSKQILVQEHDAVRAGTPLSDGAITPSDILAIKGPTAVQEYIVNEVQDVYRLQGIKINDKHFEIIVRQMMRKVQINDPGDTSFLESDIIDKLDFAEENDRIWGKKVVVDAGDSENLQKGQIVTARRLRDENTSLKRRDLRTVQVRDAVPATSTQILQGITRAALQTKSFMSAASFQETTKVLNEAAIRGKQDFLEGMKENVICGHLIPAGTGLREFEKIIVGSKEDYERMQANRKNVLDFVEESVLDEN
- the rpsG gene encoding 30S ribosomal protein S7; amino-acid sequence: MRKAKPKKRVILPDPVFNDQKVSKFVNHLMFDGKKSKSYEIFYNSLEIVKDKMKDAEKAPLEIWKQALDNITPQVEVKSRRIGGATFQVPTEIRPDRKESISMKNMIQFARKRSGKSMSDKLAAEIMDAFNNQGGAFKRKEDMHRMAEANRAFAHFRF
- the fusA gene encoding elongation factor G, which translates into the protein MAKQDLHLTRNIGIMAHIDAGKTTTSERILFYTGKTHKIGEVHDGAATMDWMAQEQERGITITSAATTCNWKWNNNNYKINLIDTPGHVDFTAEVERSLRVLDGAVATYSAADGVQPQSETVWRQADKYNVPRVGYVNKMDRSGADFFETVQQMRDILGANPVVIQVPIGAEENFKGLVDLIKMKAILWHDETMGAEYDIEEIPADLADECEEWRMKLLESAAEYDEALMEKFFDDPNSITEDEIIAAIRKGTIAMECTPMLCGSSYKNKGVQPLLDYICAFLPSPLDTEAVIGTNPETDEEESRKPSEDEATSALAFKIATDPYMGRLVFFRVYSGSVKAGSYVYNPRSGKKERISRLFQMNSNKEIPMESIDAGDIGAGVGFKDIRTGDTLCDEEKPIVLESMTFPDTVISIAVEPKSQADIAKLDNGLAKLAEEDPTFTVRTDEQSGQTIISGMGELHLDIIIDRLKREFKVECNQGKPQVNYKEAIMKEVEIEETYKKQSGGRGKYAKMLVKVGPVDEDYDLKTNPGLQFVNEVKGGNIPKEFIPSIQKGFETAMKNGILGGYPVDSLKVVVVDGGYHPVDSDQLSFEIAAQMAYKEACAKAKPVLMEPIMKLEVVTPEENMGDVIGDLNKRRGQVEGMEEARSGARVVKAKVPLSEMFGYVTALRTITSGRATSSMEYDHHAPLSSAIAKAVLEEVKGRADLV
- a CDS encoding DUF3467 domain-containing protein is translated as MNENDQKQQGLQVELLPDKAQGEYANFAIITHSSSEFVVDFARMLPGLAKAQVRSRVILAPEHAKRLLGALQENIMRYEKTFGPIKMPEQAGPRTIAPFNSGKGEA
- the rpsL gene encoding 30S ribosomal protein S12 — protein: MPTISQLVRKGRKEIVDKSKSPALDNCPQRRGVCVRVYTTTPKKPNSAMRKVARVRLTNQKEVNSYIPGEGHNLQEHSIVLVRGGRVKDLPGVRYHIVRGTLDTAGVANRTQRRSKYGAKRPKAKK